One genomic segment of Planctomycetaceae bacterium includes these proteins:
- a CDS encoding M48 family metallopeptidase: MQRQRTKSRLSRDIATARFGLFRRIGSVRTAVPLCSAVLATLAIILVQVAGCKTAPVTQRKQLLLMSESEENKMGLTAYEDVLKSEPLSKNEQQIAMVRRVGGRIAAAANRPDFDWEFNVIESDTQNAFCLPGGKVAVYTGILPVCESEAGLAVVMSHEVAHAIARHGGERMTHQTVQNGVKTGVGYLMRNQEEKKQQIVLTAYGAASEYGAILPYSRKHELEADHIGIMLMAKAGYDPSEAPRFWERFSQTKSGASPMEFLSTHPSDERRSIALRELLPQAMKHYETASSKFGMGESVP; encoded by the coding sequence ATGCAGCGTCAACGAACGAAATCCCGTCTTTCGCGCGACATCGCCACCGCCCGCTTTGGTCTGTTTCGGAGAATCGGAAGTGTGCGGACGGCCGTTCCGCTGTGCAGTGCCGTGCTGGCGACGCTGGCCATTATTCTGGTGCAGGTCGCGGGGTGCAAAACAGCGCCGGTCACTCAGCGAAAGCAACTGCTGCTGATGTCCGAATCCGAAGAGAACAAGATGGGGCTGACGGCGTACGAGGATGTTCTGAAATCCGAACCGCTGTCGAAGAATGAGCAGCAGATTGCGATGGTCCGTCGAGTCGGTGGACGGATTGCCGCTGCCGCAAACCGTCCCGACTTCGACTGGGAATTCAATGTCATCGAATCGGATACTCAGAATGCCTTCTGCCTGCCCGGTGGAAAGGTAGCCGTCTACACCGGAATCCTGCCCGTTTGTGAAAGCGAAGCGGGCCTGGCCGTCGTGATGTCTCACGAGGTCGCTCACGCCATTGCGCGGCACGGCGGAGAACGGATGACTCATCAGACCGTTCAAAACGGCGTGAAGACCGGCGTCGGATATCTAATGCGAAACCAGGAAGAGAAGAAGCAGCAGATCGTACTGACTGCCTATGGAGCCGCTTCGGAATACGGTGCGATTCTGCCGTACAGTCGCAAGCACGAACTGGAGGCGGATCACATCGGAATCATGCTGATGGCCAAAGCCGGCTACGATCCGTCCGAAGCGCCAAGGTTCTGGGAACGATTCTCACAGACGAAGTCCGGTGCGTCGCCGATGGAATTCCTGTCGACGCATCCGTCGGATGAACGGCGCTCCATCGCCCTTCGGGAACTGCTTCCGCAGGCCA